One genomic segment of Rubritalea squalenifaciens DSM 18772 includes these proteins:
- the tilS gene encoding tRNA lysidine(34) synthetase TilS: protein MVEVLDSRWLERARDKRWLVAVSGGRDSVVLLDSLVREGVENLVVLHVNHSLRGEASDADEHFVADLADRYGLPFLLTKEDVGGIASSSGKGLELVAREVRLAAYVKGVTAYGCEGVALGHHADDQAETVLFKLLRGSDGFKGMKLENELYVDPIFLKVYRPMLGARRSTIDRYVQEYELEYREDETNNEPFTPRNRIRHEVMPLLSDVMGRDVVSAINNAWEACYQMDDFLDSQINFHQMLDPQGRLFLPLLEKQHEAVQGRVIHWFLKEKGVKDLSRGVVHSCVALCHVHGVAKVNLPGGGWMRRKEKRLFVEWGE from the coding sequence ATGGTCGAAGTGCTCGACAGTCGATGGTTGGAGAGAGCTAGAGATAAACGCTGGTTAGTGGCTGTCTCTGGAGGTCGTGATTCAGTAGTCCTTCTGGATTCCCTGGTCCGTGAGGGCGTAGAGAATTTGGTGGTTCTGCACGTGAATCATAGTTTGCGTGGAGAGGCGTCAGATGCTGACGAGCATTTTGTTGCAGATTTGGCTGACAGGTATGGGTTACCCTTTCTCCTCACAAAAGAAGATGTTGGTGGGATAGCAAGTTCATCCGGGAAAGGCCTTGAGTTGGTTGCCAGAGAGGTTCGCCTGGCTGCATATGTAAAAGGGGTGACCGCCTATGGCTGTGAAGGTGTGGCGCTAGGTCATCATGCTGACGATCAGGCTGAAACTGTACTTTTTAAGCTACTGCGTGGCTCTGACGGGTTCAAGGGAATGAAGTTAGAGAATGAACTGTATGTGGATCCAATCTTCCTAAAGGTTTACCGTCCTATGTTGGGCGCTAGGCGATCCACTATTGACCGCTATGTGCAGGAGTACGAGTTAGAGTATCGAGAGGATGAGACGAATAATGAGCCTTTTACCCCGCGTAATCGTATTAGGCACGAAGTTATGCCTCTGCTGTCAGACGTGATGGGGCGTGACGTGGTGAGTGCGATCAACAATGCCTGGGAAGCCTGCTATCAAATGGATGACTTTCTAGATAGCCAGATCAATTTTCACCAGATGCTTGATCCGCAAGGCCGGTTATTTTTACCACTCTTGGAGAAACAGCACGAAGCCGTCCAAGGGCGTGTAATCCACTGGTTCTTGAAGGAGAAAGGAGTGAAGGATTTATCCCGTGGAGTGGTGCATAGCTGTGTGGCCCTGTGTCATGTGCACGGCGTGGCCAAGGTGAACTTGCCCGGTGGAGGTTGGATGCGGAGAAAAGAGAAGCGCCTGTTCGTGGAGTGGGGGGAGTAG
- a CDS encoding YdjY domain-containing protein yields MWSVISTSLVAQPDSGEADTAQLATNGSKVPVKKLGEGRYSMGDVEFDIQKKEIVIPAEVNMPKGLVEYVLVHDEGKVHESIFTTVASAKNVHVAMLLLGMKGKDGAVRGVPMEVILEWKGKDGSDKRSNLLELLELGSGDSRKSNEAKLPENTWRYCGDVVDRSGPVNLEYEGSLIALMKDPAALVNNVWIKQDPQNNSSGGQAADENQEGQPKPHMHGNQSAKKDLLPNKGTPVRIKLKLYEYPNKDTSSSSTAESIGKD; encoded by the coding sequence GTGTGGTCTGTTATCTCTACCAGTTTGGTGGCACAGCCTGATTCTGGTGAGGCTGACACGGCACAATTAGCGACCAATGGCAGTAAGGTGCCGGTGAAAAAGCTGGGCGAGGGGCGCTATAGCATGGGGGATGTGGAGTTCGATATTCAGAAGAAGGAGATTGTGATTCCTGCTGAGGTAAACATGCCTAAAGGACTAGTGGAGTATGTCTTGGTACACGATGAGGGAAAAGTTCATGAGTCCATCTTTACTACCGTTGCCAGTGCGAAAAATGTCCATGTGGCGATGCTGCTTCTGGGGATGAAGGGCAAGGATGGGGCTGTCAGGGGGGTGCCGATGGAGGTGATCCTTGAGTGGAAAGGTAAAGATGGGAGCGATAAGCGTTCAAATCTGCTCGAGTTGCTAGAGCTGGGTAGCGGGGATTCAAGAAAGTCAAATGAGGCTAAGCTTCCTGAGAATACATGGAGGTATTGCGGTGATGTCGTGGATAGAAGCGGGCCTGTGAATCTGGAGTATGAGGGTTCTTTGATTGCATTGATGAAAGATCCGGCGGCCTTGGTGAACAATGTTTGGATCAAGCAGGATCCTCAGAATAACTCGAGTGGAGGTCAAGCTGCTGACGAGAATCAAGAAGGCCAGCCGAAACCGCATATGCACGGTAACCAGAGCGCCAAGAAGGATCTACTGCCTAACAAGGGCACACCAGTTCGCATCAAACTCAAGCTCTATGAGTATCCGAATAAGGATACTAGCTCAAGCTCTACGGCTGAATCTATCGGCAAAGATTAA
- a CDS encoding substrate-binding domain-containing protein, with the protein MKSPDRIPLGRRTADILEQEILNQRWTKQLPGYRELCARMGVSRRTMETALQILTRREIILPAEGKKARLINPDLAKLNAPSPSERKSLLIYSPKALQDLDVVVRKILEKVTQRFNKKGWSIEFHHNSEFAKGKPGLITERLQRDCPNHRWILILPKYEMIQWCMEKQLRIICLGGEPVELRPPLVAVCYSSLLSSAADNLIKLGHRRLSILLTNTSNNGRDKIANHLKSTLTKHQIHFHSNYHLPHIEHDNVQSHWECLSKLFAVSPPTALIATEPQQISTVYSFCMSKGIRIPQDLSFIIVKECDNLSWFCPTPAHYIFPVAEFVRQICQWVENYPTNIDGHNLLEAKLEPGSSIAPISSALQNK; encoded by the coding sequence ATGAAGTCACCGGACCGCATTCCACTTGGTAGACGAACAGCAGACATACTCGAACAAGAAATACTCAATCAAAGGTGGACAAAACAACTCCCAGGCTATCGCGAGCTATGCGCTAGAATGGGCGTCAGCCGTCGCACCATGGAGACTGCTCTTCAAATTCTCACCAGAAGAGAAATCATCCTTCCAGCTGAAGGCAAAAAAGCGCGACTAATCAACCCAGATCTAGCCAAGCTTAATGCTCCATCCCCATCAGAGAGAAAGTCACTGCTCATTTACTCCCCAAAGGCACTTCAGGATCTGGACGTGGTCGTCCGCAAAATCCTGGAAAAAGTAACACAACGCTTTAACAAAAAAGGTTGGTCTATCGAGTTCCATCACAACTCGGAATTCGCCAAAGGAAAACCCGGTCTTATCACAGAACGTCTTCAGAGAGACTGCCCGAACCACCGATGGATACTCATCCTTCCCAAGTATGAAATGATCCAATGGTGCATGGAGAAACAACTGCGCATCATCTGCCTCGGAGGTGAACCGGTAGAGCTCAGACCGCCACTTGTGGCGGTGTGCTATTCCAGCCTCCTCTCCAGTGCTGCTGACAATCTGATCAAGCTAGGCCATCGTAGACTAAGCATTCTGCTCACAAACACCTCTAACAATGGTAGAGACAAAATAGCCAATCACCTGAAGTCCACGCTTACGAAACACCAGATCCATTTCCACTCAAACTATCACTTACCTCACATCGAACACGATAACGTCCAGAGCCATTGGGAATGCCTGTCAAAGCTCTTTGCTGTCTCCCCACCCACAGCCCTGATTGCTACCGAACCTCAGCAGATCAGCACTGTTTACTCCTTTTGTATGAGTAAAGGTATCCGCATCCCTCAGGATTTATCATTCATCATCGTCAAAGAATGCGATAACCTCTCTTGGTTCTGCCCTACACCTGCTCACTACATTTTCCCTGTCGCCGAATTCGTCAGGCAAATTTGCCAATGGGTGGAAAACTATCCAACTAACATCGATGGACACAATCTGCTAGAAGCAAAACTGGAACCTGGCAGTTCGATCGCCCCCATATCCTCAGCACTACAAAACAAATAA
- a CDS encoding cadherin domain-containing protein, with amino-acid sequence MKLRDCLFTVFLSSAGLSQAQLENLPQVFKPLDVSHLNTYYPGPHGGWFPSGIDQQTEARQRYLYLGPLGVQGLAHVPEYMYRESCKAITNPALRSSHGEIEIPYYEVLGVDPKAPAASFLLAGDLIVGVDGVDLKSGSLYNPDNDYSTKNTRTLFECLGDAIDRAEGTGSITFNVMRLPANLPPTTTIPDRYVEVHRTDLVDNYEDRNIEIDVSAAGMMKLIAENAGDGNGNDHAYWLEARWVKTDGTEVLVTDQEWLSISVGYGSPTWGNQITYSGGTTTNSLFAHAPSEVLFKVPDGMDKFRVTLRNNSYGSIIGSLKTSAVEVDYGDLEQYITDVTIPVAKIGSYLAGGAEREHKLEQMIVSQSAWLLGEQRADGGWSSLGSYTSDIWDTAYIGLAMLAADEPRFDEAAKRAAYYIVNEGRVTDWSSPRGIVLTFLGEYYLRTGDEGILPGLQVAVNMVEQNLLAQGYAGHKIGYGYGTGGQNSGFSYMAMGLAVASRTPVEVDKNLLDKMLVRMDAMAVNGTIGYGRSTSTTFNANAGAVNAVAMTGPCVAANSITGTSQRFFDLSKAAMERSVGGLDFGHSSQTYGLFGGTLSTINLGDALYLRHQELTMPKMILQRYYAGGVIASECRNEFMGAEGFFRPRMATAIQVLTLAAGRKNLAITGKSELQAATMKPGHYTHVWDMETHRFWMRAWSVAIELLGDDAPASLYTGYNALKTVSYDGALNELHDDIYAALETHALTAVGDINALTGVSDQLKAEAIEMLLGMDLNIQVTEKDTDLADVSLSAYWPLRERNRWADSATQNAWKANASYITSGSISIANGGALSSDVTIAFDSSTAGTDMKQGYSSSLGTVQVTRLDGANTFTLPVQISYTVGSHSISYTRDVTFEAGLGGNVEDARYVTIPSCRVLRKTKGDELVVEMERTGEYLQMHGPLPAVFHQGEKVSVEFKQLNLALGGHRNATTLGSPLTWYRGVAFSATPGATMTQGDIDNLLDANVGTSSRSQTQSGQTWAGFEMDLGSAKLINGILIEDQGYNVYKVEAEIGGEWTQIFSGGFFTGPDYFGDYTVQKLRIYWQTNGSGYTPNITDIQVFYNAYGSSETEVAQNHEDGVSTHWRLWQEKYNGLSSGTIAALTSNVNYPDSPSYSGFLYEADSGSNIGDNYGQRWTGWITPDETGDFVFYAAADDQVELYLSTDEHPSNKGLIASKYTWTSAYNWSGGAISAPVSLIAGKKYYIELLHAEGGGGDNCAIAWKKPSDTAAPANGTAGIGESYFSTVVGGVNTNVNYVYPAITSQPSAVVATAGQPASFSLVAGGAGSLSYQWMKNGVVVPGANAATYSIASASAADAGTYTCMIRNEYGQVLSQGADLSFTNQSPVATDASFSLSEGVTVGTSVGSVTATDPDVGTALSYAITAGNTENVFTINTATGEISTAGGLDYEYLNGYLLEVTVTDNGSPALSDTALVAITVDNAYDVAPIMADVDAKVVDDVVAGTLVAQMSAFDPEDGDSVSFSITAGNIGGAFVIDSSTGRVTTATSLDSTVTGIYSLEVTATDLGGASDTATLDVIVFKAVGAIAWNFSQRGDSTMVQGDGSIFGTDQWTDSVDHAAPNGTVAANSTDSWAVTTPINASMVSVAWSSSNMYQSGNSTTLVDQLFRKYLDDGGAGPQISVSGLNQWLSGVGASNYTVTFYQGSDASNNNFAQMNIYDGSDTSGTLLESMPATLTDGSGAGGGSRLVRIADGLFTGDAITFHTDRSLGGGNRASVSGFKITAVQYPNSAPLADNATVSLAEDAVVGTAVATVNATDPDVEDILTYSITAGNGGGEFAINSSTGEITTTTALDYEAAAQYVLTVEVSDGSLTDTATITVDVTNVNEAPVANGASGNVNEDAAVGSTVATVTSSDPDAGDSATYAITAGNDGSFAINSSTGVITTAAGLDYETTSSYTLTV; translated from the coding sequence ATGAAACTACGAGACTGTCTATTTACAGTATTTCTATCTTCCGCCGGCTTGTCTCAAGCCCAGTTGGAGAACTTACCTCAGGTGTTCAAGCCCTTGGACGTTTCTCATCTAAACACGTATTACCCCGGCCCGCATGGCGGCTGGTTCCCATCAGGGATCGACCAGCAAACTGAGGCTAGGCAGCGTTACCTCTACTTAGGTCCACTCGGGGTGCAAGGTCTGGCCCATGTGCCGGAGTACATGTATCGCGAGTCATGTAAGGCGATAACCAATCCCGCATTGAGGTCTAGTCATGGTGAAATCGAAATTCCCTATTATGAGGTGCTGGGAGTAGACCCTAAGGCACCTGCAGCTAGTTTTCTATTGGCTGGCGACCTTATTGTTGGGGTTGATGGTGTGGATCTCAAGAGTGGTAGCCTCTATAATCCTGATAACGACTACAGTACCAAGAATACCCGCACCTTGTTCGAGTGTCTTGGAGATGCGATCGATCGAGCGGAGGGAACAGGCAGTATCACATTCAATGTGATGCGTTTGCCTGCTAATTTACCGCCGACAACGACGATTCCAGACCGCTATGTAGAGGTACACCGCACGGATTTGGTCGATAACTATGAGGATAGAAATATCGAGATCGATGTTAGTGCAGCAGGTATGATGAAGCTCATTGCTGAAAACGCGGGTGATGGTAATGGTAACGACCACGCATACTGGCTGGAGGCTCGGTGGGTAAAGACAGACGGGACAGAGGTCTTGGTGACGGACCAAGAATGGTTGAGTATTTCAGTAGGCTACGGCAGCCCTACGTGGGGGAACCAAATTACCTATTCCGGAGGAACGACAACAAACTCACTCTTTGCCCATGCTCCAAGTGAGGTGCTGTTCAAAGTGCCAGATGGAATGGATAAGTTTCGCGTTACGCTGAGAAACAATTCCTATGGTAGTATTATTGGTTCTCTTAAGACATCCGCCGTTGAAGTCGATTACGGAGATCTTGAGCAATACATTACAGATGTCACCATTCCGGTGGCAAAGATAGGTAGCTATCTAGCAGGAGGTGCGGAGAGAGAACATAAGCTTGAGCAGATGATTGTGTCTCAGTCCGCATGGCTTCTGGGTGAGCAGCGTGCCGATGGCGGTTGGAGTAGTTTGGGAAGCTATACCTCTGATATCTGGGATACAGCATACATTGGGTTGGCGATGCTTGCTGCGGATGAGCCTCGATTTGATGAGGCTGCGAAACGGGCTGCTTATTACATCGTGAATGAGGGAAGGGTGACTGACTGGAGCTCGCCGAGAGGCATCGTTTTGACCTTTCTTGGTGAATATTACCTGAGGACTGGCGATGAAGGGATTCTACCAGGTTTGCAGGTCGCAGTGAATATGGTGGAGCAGAATTTGTTGGCCCAGGGCTATGCTGGTCACAAAATCGGCTACGGTTATGGGACTGGTGGACAGAACTCTGGATTCTCCTACATGGCTATGGGGTTGGCGGTAGCATCTCGCACTCCAGTGGAGGTGGATAAGAACCTGCTGGATAAAATGCTAGTGCGGATGGACGCGATGGCTGTGAATGGAACGATTGGATACGGTCGCTCCACAAGTACCACATTTAACGCTAATGCTGGAGCTGTGAACGCAGTGGCTATGACTGGGCCTTGTGTTGCAGCAAATAGTATTACTGGTACTTCACAAAGGTTCTTTGATTTGTCTAAGGCTGCTATGGAGCGTAGCGTGGGCGGGTTGGACTTTGGTCACTCCAGTCAGACCTACGGTTTGTTTGGCGGTACACTCTCTACCATTAATTTGGGAGACGCGCTCTATCTACGACATCAGGAACTCACGATGCCCAAGATGATTCTGCAGCGCTATTATGCCGGCGGTGTCATCGCAAGTGAATGCAGGAATGAGTTCATGGGCGCGGAGGGCTTCTTCCGTCCACGTATGGCAACGGCCATCCAGGTGCTTACATTGGCGGCGGGTCGCAAAAATCTGGCAATTACCGGAAAGAGCGAGCTGCAGGCTGCAACGATGAAGCCAGGTCACTATACGCATGTTTGGGACATGGAGACTCACCGTTTCTGGATGCGTGCTTGGTCGGTGGCGATTGAGCTTCTCGGTGATGATGCTCCGGCTAGTCTATACACTGGCTATAATGCACTAAAGACAGTGAGTTATGATGGTGCGCTGAATGAACTGCATGATGATATTTATGCAGCCTTGGAAACGCATGCTTTGACAGCGGTGGGGGATATCAATGCACTCACAGGAGTCTCTGATCAGCTGAAGGCAGAAGCGATCGAGATGTTGTTGGGGATGGATCTCAATATCCAAGTAACAGAGAAAGATACGGATCTCGCCGACGTCAGTCTTTCCGCTTATTGGCCGCTGCGCGAGAGAAACCGCTGGGCAGATTCAGCAACCCAGAATGCTTGGAAGGCCAATGCCTCTTACATTACTTCAGGAAGCATCAGCATCGCGAATGGAGGGGCTCTCAGCAGCGATGTGACTATTGCCTTTGATAGTAGTACAGCTGGAACAGATATGAAGCAGGGCTACTCGTCTAGTTTGGGCACCGTACAGGTCACTCGTCTGGATGGAGCAAATACATTTACCTTGCCGGTACAGATTAGCTACACAGTGGGCAGCCACAGCATTAGCTACACGAGAGATGTCACCTTTGAAGCTGGGCTGGGCGGAAACGTAGAGGACGCCCGATACGTGACGATCCCATCATGTAGAGTTCTCCGTAAGACTAAGGGGGACGAACTCGTGGTAGAGATGGAGCGTACCGGTGAATATCTCCAAATGCATGGACCGCTCCCAGCAGTTTTCCACCAAGGTGAGAAAGTCAGTGTGGAGTTCAAACAGCTCAATCTTGCATTGGGAGGCCATAGAAATGCGACGACACTTGGGTCACCTCTGACTTGGTATCGTGGTGTAGCTTTCTCCGCTACCCCCGGCGCAACGATGACTCAGGGAGATATCGATAACTTGCTTGATGCGAACGTGGGGACTTCTTCCCGTTCACAAACTCAGTCAGGGCAGACTTGGGCTGGTTTTGAGATGGATCTCGGTTCCGCCAAATTGATTAATGGCATTCTGATCGAAGATCAGGGTTACAACGTCTACAAAGTAGAGGCCGAGATTGGTGGTGAGTGGACGCAGATATTCTCTGGAGGCTTTTTCACCGGTCCTGATTATTTCGGCGACTACACTGTACAGAAACTCAGGATTTACTGGCAGACCAATGGTAGTGGTTATACGCCTAACATCACAGATATCCAGGTCTTCTATAATGCTTACGGTTCCAGCGAGACCGAGGTGGCGCAAAACCACGAAGATGGCGTGTCCACACACTGGAGACTCTGGCAGGAGAAGTATAATGGATTGTCCTCAGGCACCATTGCGGCTCTGACATCAAATGTGAACTATCCGGATTCACCTTCCTACAGTGGTTTTTTGTATGAAGCGGACTCAGGGAGCAATATCGGAGACAACTATGGTCAGCGCTGGACGGGTTGGATCACTCCGGATGAGACAGGTGACTTTGTTTTCTATGCTGCTGCGGATGATCAGGTGGAGCTCTATTTGAGCACTGATGAGCATCCGAGCAATAAGGGGCTTATCGCTTCCAAGTACACATGGACTTCAGCATACAACTGGAGTGGGGGAGCCATATCTGCTCCAGTCAGTCTGATAGCAGGGAAGAAATACTACATCGAGCTACTCCATGCAGAAGGTGGCGGTGGAGACAACTGCGCGATTGCTTGGAAAAAACCGAGTGACACTGCGGCACCAGCAAATGGCACGGCGGGTATTGGTGAGTCGTACTTCTCTACTGTTGTTGGCGGGGTCAATACCAATGTAAACTACGTATACCCGGCTATCACCAGCCAACCTAGCGCTGTGGTGGCGACTGCTGGTCAACCAGCGTCCTTCTCTCTAGTAGCAGGTGGTGCTGGGTCGCTCAGTTACCAGTGGATGAAGAACGGCGTTGTGGTACCGGGTGCAAATGCTGCCACATACAGTATTGCTTCAGCCAGCGCTGCCGATGCGGGTACTTATACCTGTATGATTAGAAATGAGTATGGTCAGGTACTTAGCCAAGGTGCTGATCTGAGTTTTACAAATCAGTCACCCGTGGCGACCGATGCTTCATTCAGCTTGTCAGAAGGTGTAACCGTGGGAACCTCCGTGGGTTCAGTCACTGCGACAGACCCCGATGTGGGTACGGCACTGAGCTATGCCATTACGGCAGGAAACACGGAGAATGTATTCACTATCAATACAGCTACAGGCGAGATCTCGACTGCGGGGGGGCTGGACTATGAGTACCTCAATGGTTATTTATTAGAGGTTACGGTCACAGACAATGGCTCACCAGCACTCAGTGATACTGCACTTGTCGCCATTACCGTGGACAATGCCTATGATGTGGCGCCAATCATGGCAGATGTAGATGCCAAGGTAGTAGACGATGTTGTAGCAGGAACACTCGTAGCACAAATGAGCGCCTTTGATCCTGAGGATGGAGATAGCGTTTCATTCAGCATCACAGCAGGTAATATTGGTGGGGCGTTTGTGATCGATAGTTCGACTGGCCGTGTCACGACTGCCACTAGTCTGGATTCAACAGTCACAGGCATCTATTCGCTAGAGGTTACAGCCACTGATTTGGGCGGTGCTTCGGACACGGCCACATTGGACGTAATCGTCTTTAAGGCTGTGGGGGCTATCGCTTGGAACTTCTCCCAGAGGGGGGATTCAACAATGGTGCAAGGGGATGGAAGTATCTTTGGTACTGACCAATGGACAGATAGTGTGGATCACGCAGCTCCTAACGGCACTGTGGCGGCCAATAGTACTGACTCTTGGGCTGTGACGACTCCGATCAATGCGTCCATGGTATCCGTTGCTTGGTCATCTTCTAATATGTATCAGTCTGGTAACTCTACAACATTGGTAGATCAGCTCTTTAGAAAGTATCTGGATGATGGTGGGGCTGGACCACAAATCTCTGTCTCAGGGCTGAACCAATGGCTGAGTGGTGTGGGTGCCAGCAACTATACAGTGACCTTTTACCAGGGTTCTGACGCGTCTAACAATAACTTCGCTCAGATGAATATCTACGATGGCTCGGACACCAGTGGGACTCTTCTGGAGAGTATGCCTGCTACCTTAACTGATGGTTCAGGCGCGGGCGGAGGTTCACGTCTGGTGAGAATCGCGGATGGGTTGTTCACCGGAGATGCGATTACTTTTCATACCGACAGAAGTCTAGGAGGAGGAAACAGGGCAAGTGTCTCAGGTTTCAAGATTACAGCCGTTCAATATCCTAATTCTGCACCTTTGGCGGACAATGCTACAGTGAGTCTCGCAGAGGATGCGGTTGTGGGTACGGCTGTTGCCACAGTCAATGCGACAGATCCAGATGTAGAGGATATCCTCACCTATAGCATCACGGCAGGTAATGGCGGTGGCGAGTTTGCCATCAACTCCTCCACCGGTGAAATCACCACGACCACAGCTCTCGACTACGAGGCTGCAGCCCAGTACGTGCTGACCGTGGAGGTAAGCGACGGCTCCCTCACCGACACCGCGACCATCACCGTGGACGTGACCAACGTGAACGAAGCCCCTGTCGCCAACGGTGCCAGTGGCAACGTGAATGAAGATGCAGCCGTAGGCTCTACCGTGGCTACCGTGACCTCGAGCGACCCTGATGCCGGTGACTCCGCGACTTATGCGATCACGGCGGGCAACGACGGCTCCTTTGCTATCAACAGCAGCACAGGTGTGATCACCACGGCAGCCGGTCTCGACTACGAAACTACCAGCAGCTACACGCTCACCGTAGA
- a CDS encoding 3-keto-disaccharide hydrolase — MTVLFSIASLATFALGEVPKKTWTDAKRAASEFGKFDYIGEYLNAAKDRGIQVTVLKDGTFYVRAFAGGLPGEGWDGKNSEISVLNEKALVDALKGYEKVQRQSPTLGKKAPTGAVTMPDGFTKVKDGLLQAGGKSRDEFGSFKMHVEFLLPFKPHRNPSNQDKGNSGIYIFNNYEIQVLDSFGLDYKNREANKIKLESANEQWCGCLYKMKKADLNMSYPPLTWQTYDIEFTAPVMEGEAKVKNARLTLWHNGVKIHDDVELKTGTGAGALRKQVARGPIYFQNHGNPTVYRNVWIQPVSDKE; from the coding sequence TTGACTGTATTATTCTCAATCGCATCGTTAGCAACTTTCGCTCTGGGAGAGGTTCCGAAGAAGACATGGACAGACGCTAAGCGAGCTGCGAGTGAGTTTGGTAAATTTGATTACATTGGTGAGTACTTGAATGCAGCCAAGGACCGCGGAATACAGGTCACTGTGCTCAAGGATGGCACGTTTTATGTAAGGGCATTTGCGGGTGGATTACCTGGTGAGGGGTGGGACGGTAAAAATTCTGAAATTTCTGTATTGAATGAGAAGGCGCTTGTGGACGCCCTGAAAGGTTATGAGAAAGTGCAGCGCCAGAGTCCAACTCTGGGTAAAAAGGCTCCCACAGGAGCTGTGACGATGCCTGATGGCTTCACAAAGGTCAAAGATGGCTTGTTGCAAGCTGGTGGAAAAAGTCGAGACGAATTCGGCTCTTTCAAGATGCATGTGGAGTTTCTCTTGCCATTCAAGCCGCATCGTAACCCGAGCAATCAGGATAAAGGAAACAGCGGTATCTATATCTTTAATAACTATGAGATCCAGGTGTTGGATTCCTTTGGTCTAGATTACAAAAACCGTGAGGCGAATAAGATCAAGTTGGAGTCTGCAAATGAGCAGTGGTGTGGATGTCTCTACAAAATGAAGAAAGCAGACCTCAACATGTCCTACCCACCTTTGACGTGGCAGACCTATGATATTGAGTTTACTGCCCCAGTCATGGAAGGGGAGGCAAAGGTGAAAAATGCCCGCCTCACACTGTGGCATAATGGTGTGAAGATTCATGATGATGTGGAGCTGAAAACCGGAACTGGAGCTGGAGCTCTCAGAAAGCAAGTGGCACGTGGACCTATCTACTTTCAAAATCACGGCAACCCGACTGTGTACCGTAATGTCTGGATCCAGCCAGTTTCTGATAAAGAGTAA